In Elaeis guineensis isolate ETL-2024a chromosome 1, EG11, whole genome shotgun sequence, a genomic segment contains:
- the LOC105038056 gene encoding uncharacterized protein → MRSDSPTARRIVLAFLDFLKSVELAPGADSEALDVVRECLQEVFKVNSSTTADGIQPGFLSDLFASQEAGEQHSLRPDRDSVAKSCATSSSQSIEDSKTLKASTREDSTRDSDDLGSMPRDELFGRFYAALDKINFFTSSPGSVEDPDQIAKATRFFNEAVAEIGNSQGQIMNLGSLAEAFKSKGNQSMQMKLYSEAIELYTCAIAVCEKNAVYYCNRAAAYTQIHRYDEAIEDCLKSSEIDPNYSKAYSRLGSAYFAKGNYNDALNKGYLKALQLDPGNNAVRENIQVTVQKLMEQRAQADPDQNTRSHHGQESTSHSGSTNSSFSFPSFPFGASPDLVANILRNMTGHGQQSTSQSAGSANSSVPFTSFPVNIPPEIANMIGNIAEATQGHQGHERMPNGNVEGSNEPGIRLDANINLDIGDSPEQVSDVLRSMMEMFSPQLRSQGGMPRGSDQAQGTED, encoded by the exons TCGAACTggctcctggagctgattctgaaGCACTTGATGTTGTCAGAGAGTGTTTGCAAGAAGTGTTTAAGGTCAATTCATCCACCACTGCTGATGGGATACAGCCTGGTTTTTTATCAGACCTATTCGCTTCACAGGAAGCTGGTGAACAGCATAGTCTAAGACCAGATCGGGACTCTGTTGCAAAATCCTGTGCCACCTCATCTTCCCAAAGCATTGAAGATTCCAAAACTTTAAAGGCATCAACT AGAGAAGATTCCACTAGAGATTCCGATGACTTAG GAAGCATGCCCAGAGATGAACTATTTGGAAGATTCTATGCTGCACTtgacaaaatcaatttttttacgaGCTCGCCTGGTTCAGTCGAAGACCCTGATCAAATTGCAAAAGCAACACGGTTCTTTAATGAAGCTGTAGCA GAAATTGGGAATTCTCAGGGACAAATAATGAACTTGGGCAGCCTTGCTGAAGCCTTTAAGTCAAAAG GTAATCAATCCATGCAGATGAAGTTATACTCTGAAGCTATCGAACTATATACCTGTGCCATAGCAGTCTGTGAGAAGAATGCTGTTTACTATTGTAACAG GGCTGCTGCTTACACCCAGATTCACAGATATGATGAAGCAATTGAAGACTGCTTAAAGTCCAGTGAAATTGATCCTAATTACAGCAAAGCATATAGCCGTCTTGGATCAGCTTATTTTGCCAAGGGAAATTACAATGATGCTTTAAATAAGGGCTACTTGAAAG CCTTGCAGTTGGATCCAGGTAACAATGCTGTTCGAGAGAATATTCAG GTAACGGTACAGAAACTGATGGAACAACGTGCACAGGCAGATCCAGATCAG AACACAAGATCACACCATGGCCAAGAATCAACTTCACATTCAGGGTCAACAAACAGCAGCTTTTCATTCCCATCATTTCCATTTGGTGCCTCTCCAGATCTTGTGGCCAACATTTTGAGGAACATGACAGGTCATGGCCAACAATCAACTTCGCAGTCTGCAGGTTCAGCCAACAGCAGTGTCCCATTCACGTCTTTCCCTGTCAACATTCCTCCTGAAATTGCCAACATGATAGGGAACATAGCCGAAGCTACCCAGGGTCACCAGGGGCATGAGAGAATGCCCAATGGAAATGTAGAGGGCTCAAATGAACCGGGTATAAGACTGGATGCAAATATCAACTTGGACATCGGAGATTCACCAGAACAGGTGTCGGATGTGTTGAGGTCTATGATGGAGATGTTTTCACCACAGCTCAGGTCACAAGGAGGCATGCCTCGAG GTTCAGATCAAGCTCAAGGAACTGAGGACTGA